From Saccharomycodes ludwigii strain NBRC 1722 chromosome IV, whole genome shotgun sequence, one genomic window encodes:
- the AFG1 gene encoding Afg1p (similar to Saccharomyces cerevisiae YEL052W | AFG1 | ATPase Family Gene), producing the protein MTVLINGNSLFTANTIFRVHSNFNILSKRFSTRFVSTLPTENEVKSTLSDQSQINSAVTPSKHISLAPEPPLKRYNRLVKLGKLKNDPHQRAIIGSLGHLYDDLLKYNPPKLKMPNAVDQLPSFWTKILHPFKYKSINQDGPPLVYDDSIPKGIYLYGDVGCGKTMLMDLFYETIPERLSKKRMHFHQFMQYVHRRRHEIIVEQNLNELGEAKSHTFDPIPFLCYELASESRILCFDEFQVTDVADAMILRRLISELLSVKYGVVLFATSNREPKDLYINGIQRELFIPCIKLLEQRTVVTLLNSPTDYRKIRKPISSVYYVPPPGMKYESIECKANRDSHVKLWYTYFSQSEHPVIATSVDVSVWGRKLHVPKCTPPHVAQFTFKELCEGMLAAGDYLKLASQFRAFIITDIPFLSVYVRDEVRRFITFLDALYDSNGKLATTSAAKFTDLFVEPEAILNDFELKPDYKAKTIDDTDLENDVLVKKHGFSKEIASKAGIFALDEEKFAFARALSRLSQMSTTEWVEK; encoded by the coding sequence ATGACGGTGCTAATAAATGGCAATTCGCTTTTCACAGCTAATACTATTTTCCGGGTTCATTCAAACTTTAACATACTATCAAAAAGATTTAGTACCAGATTTGTCTCAACGCTGCCAACGGAAAATGAAGTAAAATCAACATTGTCAGACCAATCGCAAATAAATTCTGCTGTCACGCCCTCAAAACACATTTCTCTAGCGCCAGAACCGCCATTGAAAAGATATAATAGATTGGTTAAGTTAGGCAAATTGAAGAATGATCCACACCAAAGAGCTATTATTGGTTCCCTGGGCCATTTGTATGAtgatttgttaaaatacaatccaccaaaattaaaaatgccCAATGCAGTAGATCAACTGCCAAGTTTCTGGACCAAAATATTGCACCcctttaaatataaatccATTAATCAGGATGGTCCGCCACTTGTTTATGATGATTCTATTCCTAAAGGTATTTATCTATATGGTGATGTTGGATGTGGCAAAACCATGCTTATGGATTTATTTTACGAAACTATTCCTGAACGTCTATCCAAGAAAAGAATGCATTTTCATCAATTCATGCAATATGTTCATAGAAGGAGACATGAAATTATTGTAGAACAAAATTTAAACGAATTGGGTGAGGCCAAAAGCCATACTTTTGACCCAATTCCATTTTTGTGCTACGAACTAGCTAGTGAATCAAGAATTTTATGTTTTGACGAATTTCAAGTCACTGATGTGGCCGATGCCATGATTCTACGTCGTTTGATAAGTGAGTTGTTGTCCGTCAAGTATGGTGTCGTTTTGTTTGCTACAAGTAATAGAGAACCAAAAGACCTATATATTAACGGTATCCAGCGTGAATTATTCATCCCCTGCATCAAATTACTGGAACAAAGAACTGTTGTCactttattaaattcaCCAACTGATTACAGAAAAATACGGAAACCAATCTCCTCAGTCTACTATGTCCCACCACCTGGAATGAAATATGAAAGCATAGAATGTAAAGCCAACAGGGATAGCCATGTTAAGTTATGGTACACCTATTTTTCTCAATCTGAACATCCGGTAATAGCCACCTCAGTAGATGTCTCTGTGTGGGGTCGCAAGTTGCATGTTCCCAAGTGCACACCTCCTCATGTTGCTCAGTTTACATTTAAAGAACTATGCGAAGGTATGCTAGCTGCTGGTGATTATTTAAAGCTTGCATCCCAGTTTAGAGCTTTTATTATCACGgatattccttttttaagTGTTTATGTTAGGGATGAAGTTAGAAGATTTATCACATTTTTAGACGCTTTATATGATAGTAATGGAAAATTAGCCACCACTTCTGCTGCTAAATTTACAGATTTATTTGTGGAACCAGAAGCcattttaaatgattttgaaTTAAAACCAGACTACAAAGCTAAAACTATTGACGATACAGATTTGGAAAATGATGTTTTGGTTAAGAAACATGGCTTTTCTAAAGAAATTGCCTCAAAAGCTGGTATTTTTGCTTtagatgaagaaaaatttgcATTTGCAAGAGCATTAAGTAGATTGTCGCAAATGAGCACCACTGAATGGGTTGAGAAGTAA